A single window of Aminivibrio sp. DNA harbors:
- a CDS encoding sodium ion-translocating decarboxylase subunit beta — protein MEQLFEGFLALTGRQAVMMGVGAVLLYLAIEKEYEPSLLLPMGFGTLLVNIPFTSALTRMAGDHLQHGALSILFDAGIANEMFPLLIFIAIGAMIDFTPLFQNPVTFLFGLTAQAGIFLTMGLALLFGFDLKEAASIGIIGAADGPTSIYVSARFAPHLLGPISVAAYSYMALVPVIQPPVIKLLTTAEERKIPMPYHEKPVSRRMKILFPIGITLAAGMFAPPSASLIGFLMFGNLLRESGVVDRLAKGAQNELANIVTILLGLAISATMTGERFIQPQTILILSMGLVAFILDTAAGVLSAKAINLFRKQKLNPMIGASGISAFPMSARLVQKMAAAEDRNNFILMHAVGANVSGQIGSVLAGGLLLAFLG, from the coding sequence ATGGAGCAGCTTTTTGAAGGATTTCTGGCCCTCACCGGCCGGCAGGCGGTGATGATGGGAGTAGGTGCGGTCCTCCTCTACCTGGCCATAGAAAAGGAGTATGAGCCGTCCCTCCTCCTTCCCATGGGGTTCGGGACATTGCTGGTGAATATCCCCTTCACATCGGCCCTGACCCGCATGGCGGGGGATCACCTTCAGCACGGGGCCCTCAGCATTCTCTTCGACGCGGGCATCGCCAACGAAATGTTTCCCCTGCTGATATTTATCGCCATCGGCGCCATGATCGACTTCACACCCCTGTTCCAGAACCCGGTGACCTTTCTCTTCGGCCTGACCGCCCAGGCGGGAATTTTCCTCACCATGGGCCTGGCCCTTCTCTTCGGATTCGACCTGAAGGAAGCCGCATCCATCGGCATCATCGGAGCGGCGGACGGCCCCACATCCATCTATGTCTCGGCCAGGTTCGCCCCGCACCTGCTGGGGCCCATCTCGGTGGCCGCCTATTCCTACATGGCCCTCGTCCCGGTGATCCAGCCCCCGGTGATCAAACTGCTCACCACCGCCGAAGAACGGAAAATACCCATGCCCTACCATGAAAAGCCCGTTTCGAGGAGGATGAAGATTCTCTTCCCTATCGGGATCACCCTTGCGGCAGGCATGTTCGCCCCGCCGTCGGCCTCCCTCATCGGATTTCTCATGTTCGGCAACCTGCTGCGGGAGAGCGGCGTGGTGGACCGGCTCGCGAAGGGGGCCCAGAATGAGCTGGCCAACATCGTCACAATCCTCCTGGGGCTTGCCATCTCGGCTACCATGACCGGGGAACGGTTCATCCAGCCCCAGACGATCCTCATCCTCTCCATGGGTCTCGTGGCCTTCATCCTGGACACGGCGGCAGGGGTGCTTTCGGCGAAGGCGATCAACCTGTTCCGGAAACAGAAGCTGAACCCCATGATCGGGGCGTCGGGCATCTCGGCCTTCCCCATGTCCGCCAGGCTTGTGCAGAAAATGGCGGCGGCGGAGGACAGGAACAACTTTATTCTCATGCACGCCGTGGGAGCGAACGTGTCGGGGCAGATAGGCTCGGTGCTTGCGGGAGGACTGCTGCTGGCGTTCCTGGGGTAG